The window ATGTTGGTGCTGTTCAGGGCGGCGTTGGCCTTGAGGCCCTTGCGGCGTCCGAGTTCGACCATGGTGAAGAGCACATCGCCGAATTCGCGTTCCTGCGCTTCCTTGTCATCCGTGGCGCAGGCTTCGTTGAATTCCTGCCACTCGGATTCAAGCTGCTTTTCAACGGCGGCGTCATCGGGCCAGGTAAAGCCGATGCGGGCGGACTTGGAGTTCAGGCGATAGGCCTTGAGCAGCGGCGGCAGTCCCTTGGGCAGGCTGTCGAAGGTGCCCTTGGGCTTGTCTTCTGCGCCGTCCTTTTTTTCGCTGCGCTTGATGCGTTCCCAGTTTGCCCAGACTTCTGCGATGTTCTCCACGCTGGAGTCGCTGAACACGTGGGGGTGGCGGCGGATCATCTTGGCTGCGTTTTCCTGCATGGAGTCAGCAAGGGTAAAGCCCTTGCATTCGTAAAGTCGGCTGATGAAGAGAACGAGGAACATGACGTCGCCAAGCTCTTCACGCACATCCACGTTCTTGCCGCTGCGGATGGCGTCCACGAGTTCAAAGGTTTCTTCCAGCAGGTAGTCGCAGAGGGATTCGGGCGTCTGTTCTTTGTCCCACGGGCATCCGTCCGGACCGAGCAGTTTTTCGATGACGTCTTTCAGGGCAATGGTCGCTTCGGAAATGGGGCTGGTCATGAAAATGTATCCTGTTGGCGCATCATGTCGTATATACCTGATGCGTGGGGTGTTGTGTCGGAAACAATCCGGCTGTTAAAACGTTTTTTCAGGTATGTACTGCTGCAGGAAGGTTGTTGCTTGCTGCAGGTAGGGAACTGCTTTGGAATTGGTGACGAATTCTGCCTTGGGCAGGAAATAGGTGATGCATGCGAGCAGCACGCAGCTGATGAGCACGCCCTTCAGGCCGCCCAGCAGCAGGCCGGCCAGATGGTCGAGCCATGCGGCGGGAGAGGAATCTATGATGGTGTGGATTACTGCAGCCAGCAGGGAGGTAATCAGAATTACGCCCAGAAAAACCCCTGCATAGGAGGCTATGCCCACCCATGAACTGTCGGAAATGATCTTGCTTACATAAGGTTCCGCCTCGGGGTAGTAGCGGTTGGCCAGCAGAAAGCCGCCCACAACGCCGAAAATGGCTCCCAGCTCTGTGACCAGTCCTCTGAACAGGCCTCTGATGAGGAAGAAACCGACAATGACAATAAATACTATGTCGAGTGAATTCATGTGCGTAGCATCCGAAAATTTGTTTCTTCGTAACTGGTTGCCACGTCAGGCGAACAATGGCTTGATACGTAGCGAAACCGGGCCTGAGTCGTGTGGCTGCACATGCATAGCAAAAGTGACTTCTCAGGGGAAGCGAAAGAGGTTGGTGCAGGCACTTTTCAAAGGAAAGAAGCGGATTGCCAAGCCGAAGCATTGTGGCTAAATAATAGTGGTTAAACGCGACATGTGTTGGCATGTTGGATCGAGGGGGAACGTATTGTTTTTGATGAATTGCAAACCGGAGTAATATGGGAACTCTTGCATTATCCGCTTTGAAGCCGGGCATGCGTCTGTCTGCCGATGTGCTGGACAGAAATGGCCGTAAATTGCTTTCGTATGGTGACACGCTTTCCGAACAGGCTTTGCGCGTACTCAAGATCTGGGGCGTGACCGAGGCGCAGGTGGAAGGCGAAGGCTCCGAGGAAGCCTCTGCTCTTGTGTCTGAGGAAATCCCTTCGGAACTGTACGAAGCCGCCCGGCGCGATACGGAACATCGTTTTCGTCATAACGACTCTTCCCTTCTTGTCATTCAGGAATTGCAAAAGCTTGTAACGCTGCATCTGGCCCGCAAGATGGCCCTTGCCCAAGGGCGGGGCGATGACCCGTTGGCGCTTGTGCAGCATGACTCTCCTGCCAAGCCTGCGGGCAAGTGTCCTCCTCCTCTGGATGTCCAGACGCTGCTGCGTGACGACGTCAAGCTCGGCTCGTTGCCTTCCGTCTTTCATAAGCTGGTTGAGGTGGTGAACGACTCCCGCAGCTCCGCGACGGATGTGGCGGAAGTAATTGCCAACGATACCGATCTGGTTGCCCGCCTGTTGCGTGTGGTGAACAGTCCCTTCTATGGTATGACTGCGAAGGTGGACACCATTTCACGCGCTGTTACGGTCGTGGGCAGCAACCAGCTTGTTTCGCTGGCCATGGGTATTTCCATTGTCGCATCGTTCAAGGGAATTCCCGAGCATCTGGTCAGCATGCGCGATTTCTGGGAGCATTCCATTGCCTGCGGCATGGCCGCTCGTATTCTTGCCAGTTATCGTCGAATGCCCAATACGGAGCGTTTCTTCGTCGCGGGAATGTTGCATGACATAGGGCGACTCATCATGTTCAAGATAGCGCCCGATCATTCGACGCATCTTTTCCATACTGCCTACTCCGAACACAGAATCGTGCAGCAGTGCGAGAAAGAGGTGATGGGGTTTACGCATGACCGCCTTGGCGGACTGCTCCTCAAGGCATGGAGATGCCCTGTTTCGCTCGAGAAGAATGTGCGGTACCATCATCTGCCCGGCATGGCCCCCACCGTGCCGGAAGCAGCCATCATGTGCGTGGCGGATGTTGTGGCAAATGCTTTCAGATTCGGTTCCAGCGGGGAGCGTCTTGTTCCCGTACTGAGCCGTGAAACGTGGGATTGCCTGGAACTGCCTGTGAGCGTGCTCGGGCAGACAGTATTGCAACTGGACTATCAGGTCTCTGAAATCGTACGGTTGATGAATGTCGATGGATAAAGCACCATACCCGACCGGGACACATAGTCTGGAGCAGCGGCTCAGGCATCTTGAGGAGCAGGCAAGGTTCACTCTGGACGTTCTGGAAATGGCTTCGACGTTGGGCGATTTCCAGACCTGCATCAACAAGCTGCATGAACCCACGGCCCTCTTGGAAGAAACCATCCTTCGCATCGGTGAACTGGTGCATTTTTCCGCGTCCGCATTCTACCTTGTTGACGAGAACAGTTCGGACTTCACGCTTTCATTGTGTTCCCCGGCCTTGTTCCGTGAAATGCTTGATGCGGAAGTGCAGCATCTCATAGACAACGGGGTGTTCGCCCTTGCCGTGCGTGAGAACAGGCCGGTTACCGTGTATTCGCGTGACAACATGTACCGTCTTGTTCTGCATGTGCTTGCAACGACATCACGCACCCGCGGTATGTTCGTCGGAGTCATGTCAAAGGGCGAGCGGAATCTGTCCGGCATTCTCATGTCCCTGCTGTCCATCGTGCTTAAACACTGCGCCAATGCCATTGAGAGCTTTGAGCTGTACCGGCTTTTCCGGCAGGGCGACAGGGACCAGTATCTTTTTGTCGATTCGCTTCCGGTGCCTGTTGTTGAGCTGAGCGCCGTGGGCGAGGTCGTGTACGCCAATGCCGCAGCCGTGCAGCTCAGGCTTGCGCAGGGTGACAGCTTTTTTGCCCGGGTGGCGCAGACAAGCCAGGGACTTGCACGATCCAGCATTGTGCAGTGCGGAGAAGGAGAATCTGTCAATGGTGTTCGGCTGGAGCTGACCGGTGAGGCGGATAATATCCTGCCGGTTATCCTGCACGCAGCGCCTTGGAAGACGGGGACTTCTGAACTGCATGTCCGTTGCATACTTGTTCCGGCGTGATTGTTTTCGTCGTATCAGGCGGTTACCTTCCAATTTGATTACAGGATGTTTTCATGAAGATAGAAGTGAAGTGCTTTGCCACCCTTGCTCACCATGCTCCCGCAGGCGGAGAGCTTGAGGTGGAAGCGGGAACCAGTGTGGACAGCATTATCGACTTGCTTGGCATTCCCAACGCCGAAGTGAAGATCCGGTTTGTGAACGGAGTGCATGTGAACGGTGACGCCGTGGTTGCCGAAGGCGACAGGGTCGGGCTTTTTCCTGCCGTCGGAGGTGGGTAGGCACTGAGGTTTTATTATCCGGGATGCTCTTGCTGTGAATTGTTGCCTCCCCTGCATCTGATAGGTATAGTCCCCTCCGTTTGTTTTGATGGGGGAGTAGGGCTGTATGCCAGATAGCGCCAATGCTGCCGTCCGCAGCGATATATTGTCTTCCGACGTTGCCTTGTTCAGGGTTTTTGAAGCCGCTTCTGCCGGGGTGGCTGTCTATACTTGCGCGGGGCGCCTTGTTTATACGAATGAGGCCATGCTTTCTCTGACCGGACAACGGGCGGAAGCTCTGGGCTCGTTCTACTCCGGTGCGGAGTGTTACAGCGGGGCGCGGGCGGAAGAGGTTGCTCTGTTCAACGCGGTGGCCGGGGGGGACAGGGCGTTGGGTTCTGTTCGTCTGCGTCTTTCCAGGCCGGATGGCTCCTGCCTCTTTGTCCGTTCGGACATGTATACCATTCAGGATATTCAGACCAACAGGCGGCTTGTTGTTCGTCAGATGCACGAGTTGGCCGATGTTTGCACGCCTGCCGCCGTGGTGGGGGGAACGCGCCGTGATAAGGCCTATATGGCCTTGCAGTTGCTTACACAGGTGATTCTTCGTGAATTCACGCTGATCGGTTTGATGGAAGGCATACACGGCGTATTGAGTGATCTCATGGCCGCGGAAAGTTGCTCCATTGCCCTGACAGACGGCCCCGGTTCAAGCATTTCATTTCCCTATTTCTGCGATATCAAGCGCAAGGCTCCGGGTACCCGTCCCTTCGGTAACGGTCTGACCGAGTTTGTCTATGTCTGGGGCAAGCCCTTCATGCTCAAACAGGAAGACATTCTGGGTATGGAATCCAAAGGGGTGGTGTGTCCGGCACAGCCGAGACCTGCTGTCTGGCTTGGGGTTCCCTTGCGTACGCATGCCGGTGAAAGCGTCGGCGTTCTTTCCGTGCGCAGCTACTCGGACGGTGATGCCTTCACGTCCGACGACCTGCAGTTGCTTGAGCTTATTTCCGGCTACGTCGGCGGGGCCATCGAGACCTTCAGGCAGCAGGAGGCGCTGCGTGACAGTGAAGCGCGTTTCCGTGCCGTGTTCGAGCACTCCGGCCTTGGCGTATGCACCGTTACGGCCGAGCAGAGGATTATCGAGAGCAACGGGCGTGTCGCCGACATGTTTGATACGGACGGCGGCAGCCTGCTTCATGCGGATCTTTTGCAATTCATCGTGGATGCTTCAGCCCGCAAGGAAGTGCTTCGGCGCTATGCCGCTCTGATGGAAGGAGCGGCGGACAGCTTCAGTGAGATTGTGGAGTGTCGTTTGCCCGGTGCGGCCCGCTTCTGGTGCAGAATGACGTTCACCGCTGTCCGTGATGGCCATGGAGAGTTCTCTTTTTCCGTTGTGCTGCTCGAAGATGTGACCGAACACAAGCTTTCAGACGACAGACTCATGCACATGGCGTTTCACGACGCCTTGACCAGTCTCCCCAACCGAACCCTTTTCATGGATCGCCTCAACAGCGCCATCCGCAGATCCAGACGTCATGAAGGCTATCATTTTGCCGTATTATTCATGGATATGGACCGGTTCAAGGTTGTGAACGACAGCATGGGCCATGAGGCCGGAGACGAACTGCTCAAGCAGTTCGCCTTGCGTGTGAACGGGTGCCTGCGGGAATCGGATACCTTCGCCCGTTTCGGCGGGGACGAGTTTGCCGTGCTCATGGATGACTTGCAGGACGTGCTGCAGGCGACTCATGTGATTCAGCGTATTCTTGAGTCCCTGAAGGCGCCCTTCAAGGTCGGCGGGGTGGAAGTCTTCAGTGGAGCGAGTGTCGGTGCTGTGCTCCGTGCCAACGAATACGAGCGTTCCGAGGATATTCTGCGCGATGCCGATGCCGCCATGTATCGGGCCAAGGAGAACGGCTCAGGCCGGTACGAAATTTTTGATCGTACGCTGCATTCCCGCATGCAGGACATGCTGCAATTGGAAAACGCAATCCGGCGGGGGCTGGAGTTTTCGGAATTCCAACCGGTGTTCCAGCCGTATGTGACCTTGCAGACGGGACGGGTGCGTGGCGCAGAGGTGCTTGCGCGCTGGAAACAGCCTGCGGGAGATATTGTTTCTCCGGAGCACTTCATTTCGGCAGCGGAAGAGTCCGGCCTTATCTATGGTTTGGACTGCCAGATGCTCGAGTATGGTTGTGCCGCCATGACGGAATGGCGTGCACAGAATCCGGATGCCGGTTCCTTTGTCCTGAATCTCAACGTATCGGCCATTACCATGCAGCGTTGGAATATGCTGGATGTGTTCATGAAGATCATTGCTGATTCAGGATGCAGGCCTTCTGATATCTGCTTGGAAATCACGGAGAATACCCTGCTCAAGGGTGAGGAGGCGGTGACGGACCGCCTGTGGAAGTTGCGGGATAACGGGGTACGGATTGCCCTGGATGATTTCGGAACGGGGTATTCCTCGTTCAACTACCTGCGCAACTTCCCCGTGAACATGATCAAGGTGGACAAATCCTTTACGGCATCCGTGCTTGACGACAGGGCCACGCACGGCATTGTGCAGGCCATTGTCAGCCTTGGCAGGGGACTGGGCATTGAAGTGGTTGCCGAAGGAGTGGAGACGTTTGATCAGGCACAGATGCTGGCCTCGTTGGGTTGCGAGGCGGCTCAGGGCTATCTCTTCTCGCGTCCCGTGGGGCGTGACCGGTTGTACCGTGCCATGGAATACGGCAAGCTGCCCATGGAAGCCGGTTAGCCGGAGCTGTTACCAGTCATCTCCGTCCACGCCCGCAGAGCGCATTTCCGTTGCAATGCAGCGCAGCAGGCCGTAGTCAAAACGGCCGCGCAGGGCTTCAAAGGCCCCTTTCAGACCTGAGCCGGAACCAATGCATGCTCCGAGCGCCTCGCGGATGCTGAGCATGTCTTCCGCGTTCATGGATTCCGTGATTTCTTCCAGTTCCATCTCTTTAAGGCGCAATGCCTGTGCGAAGTGGCCGTAGACTGTGCCGATGGCAAGTCCTCGTTCCTTGGCGACGGCTTCCGGCGAGCCCAGCGTTTTGAGCAGATCCATGGACGCCTTGATCGTTTCCGTTATGCCTCGGTTCTGGCGTGCCGTTCTGCGGCGTTCCTTTTCGGCAGCACGTTGCGGCATGTCCGGAACGCTCTCCGGTTTGCCGTGTGTTGTTTCATGTGAGGCCATCAGGTCCAGAAACAGTTGGCCGTACATGGACAGCTTGGCCTGCCCCACTCCGTAGAGGTTGCTCAGGTCCTCAAGTGTGCAGGGGCGGTAGGCTGCCATTTCCATGAGCGTCTTGTCCGGAAAGACGGCATACGGCGGAACGTCCTGTGTTTCGGCCAGCTTCAGCCGTTCGTTGCGTAATGCCTGCAACAGCGAGGACGTGAGCGGATGCGACAGAGTGGCGTGAAGGGCTGCATCCGTTTCCGGGGTAACCCTGCCGTGCGAGCTGGCGGTCGAGAGCGCTTCCCGTCTCAGTTGCACGTTCCTGTCACCACGCAACACCTGCCAGCTGGCTTCGTTGAGCAGCAGGTTGCCGTGTCCTTCCATATCCACATCCAGCAGGCCGAGCGCCACAAGTTGCCGGAAAACGGACTTCCACGATTCCTTGGCCAGCTTTTTGCCACATCCAAAGGTCTTCAGTTCGTTATGACCATGGGCGGAAATTCGTTTGGAGAGCTTGCCCAGCAGGATGTCCGTCAAATGGGCAACCCCGAAGCGTTGTCCTGTGCGGTAGACAGAAGACAGTGCCTTCTGGGCGGCCACCGTGCCGTCCCACGTTTGCGGGGGCGTCAGGCAGGTGTCGCAATTGCCGCATGGGGCGGGTAGCGTTTCGCCGAAGTAGCCGAGCAGTGCCTTGCGGCGGCATTCCACCGTTTCCAGAAAGCCGAGCAGTGCGTTCAGCTTCTGGTGCTCAAGATGTGCGCGGGAGTTGGTTTCCTGCGAGCCGATCATCTTGCGTAGGATAACGACATCCGCCAGACCGTAGGTCATGAAGGCTTCGGCAGGCAGGCCGTCACGGCCGGCGCGTCCAGTCTCCTGATGGTAGGCTTCAAGACTGCGGGGAGGCTCCAGATGGGCCACGAAACGCACGTTGGGTTTATCCACGCCCATGCCGAAAGCCACGGTGGCAACCATGACAACCCCTTCTTCGCGCATGAAGCGTTCCTGATTGTAGTTGCGCTGAATGGCCGTCATGCCTGCGTGGTAGGGCAATGCGGTGATGCCTGCCGCCTGCAGTTCTTCTGCGGTCTCCTCCACCTTCTTGCGCGATACGCGGTAGACAATCCCTGATTCACCGGCATGTCTGTGCCGGATGAAGGAAAGCAATTGATCCATGCCGCGGTCTTTGAGCACGATCGTGTAGCTGATATTGGGCCGGTCAAATCCCGTGGAGAAGGCGGAGGCTTCTTTCAGCTGCAGATGGTCAACGATGTCGCGGCGGGTGGGACCATCCGCCGTGGCAGTGAGTGCAATGCGCGGCACCTGCGGGAATCGTTCATGCAGGATGCTGAGCTGGGTGTATTCTGGCCGGAAATCGTGGCCCCATTGTGAAACGCAGTGCGCTTCATCGATGGCGAACAAGGCGATGGGGATGTTGTCCAGCCGGTTCAGAAATTGCGGAGTCATGAGCCGTTCCGGAGCCACATAAAGCATGTCCAGTGAGCCGTTGTGCAGGGCGGCTTCCACTTCCCGCTGGCGGGCCGGAGAGAGGCTTGAATTCAGACAGGCCGCCCTGACGCCCATCTGGTTCAGGGTGCTGACCTGATCCTGCATCAGGGCAATCAGCGGCGAGACCACAATGCCCGTTCCCGGGCGCAGGATGGAAGGAATCTGATAACAGAGTGATTTGCCGCCGCCCGTGGGCATGAGCACCAGCGCATCGCCGCCGTTCAGCACATGTTCTATGACGCGCTGCTGTTCTCCCTGAAATTCGTGATAGCCGTATACCGTACGGAGAACATCAATCGCTGTGGCTGCTTTCAATGTGTTGGAGGATGAGGGGAGCGGGGCAATCAATGATGCTTGTGTTGATGTGGTCGGCATGGCGCGGACACTAGCTCATATTGCTCCGGACAGGAAGGGGGATGGTGGCTATATGTTGTTATGCATGGAACATCGCTTGATCTATCGGGTGTCTATAGTTTACTCCTTGCGTTCTGCAATACAATTTGAACGGGGAGGCTGCTGTGCGTCGGTGTTTCTTACTGCTTGTCGTGCTTTTTCTTGTGGGGTGCAAAGCAACTATGGTCGGTACGGATCTCAAACCTACCGATGTTGAAAACAAGGCGGTTACCGGCGACCAGCGGGTTGTATTCGTGACCCCTGAGGAAGCCATAGACATTGCCGAAGAGGTGGCAAGTCTCAAGTTCCGGTCTGTAAAGGTGAACAAGGCGGGCAATGCCGTCATCGTTCAGACCTATGATCCCATGTACGGGGCATTTATCGGACGTATAGAACCTGTTGTATTGTATATTCCGAAGACGCAGGAGTATGGGGTTACCTTCCTCATGTACGGGAAAGGTGACGGCTTCTGGGACGGAACTCTTGCCCCCAAGCTCTTTCTCAAGGCTTTTTATCAGGAGCTTGAGGACTATCTCAGCTTCAATGAGATAGAGACTTCCATTTATACTCAGGCTGAATACATGCAGTCCAAGGATATTCCCGTGGAGAAGGCCGGAGAAGATATCCCGCACGACCCGCAAGCCTTTGCCTTCTGGCTCACCAAGCGCGAGAACCGTGATCCCATGGAAGGGGTGTTTGAATCTTCGGACGGCGCGTTCACCTTGGGCATCTATGCCACTCCCAAAGATCGTAAATACAAGTTCAAAGCCATCATCCTTGAATCGCGCGACCGTCGCTGGAAGGTCGGCGAAATTCTTATCCGGTTCAAGAAACTGCAGCCCGGTGCCATCTGTCTGAGCCGTCTTTCTGACAAGAGGGGCGATATGGAGGGCATAGCCTGGAGGGTTGAGCGTGGAGCCATCATCTCCATGCGCAAGCCCGAAGGCGATGTTGCGCTGTATCGGGAGTCGGAAGAGGATATTCTCGGCACCGCGACAGGGGTAACGGAACGGGATAATGGTCCCACCATTACCAAAGGGGACACTGTCTACAGGGTACTCGGAAACGGCAGTGCATGGGTTCTGGGGAAGAAGTACCTCGCTACTGCCGAGCATGTAGTTGACGGCAATGATGACTATTTCGTTTTCGACGGTGATGAGGTCAGAGAAGTCCGCGTTGTGGCGGCCGACAAGGATCTTGATCTGGCCGTTCTCAAACTGATGGAAGGTTCCTTCTCGGTGTCGGCATTGCCTATCCGCAAGCAGAGTAAGCTTCCCAATGGTACTCCGGTGCTGGCGTTAGGTTTTCCTCATGCAAGCATATTGGGAAAAGAGATTAAGATTACCGACGGCATTGTGAGTGCCCAGACGGGGTATGGGGGAGAGGCTGAGAAGTATCAGATTACCGCCCCTATTCATCCCGGGAACAGTGGCGGTCCCGTTCTTGACGATTGCGGGAACGTAATGGGGATTGTCAGCACTGGTATGAATAAGGCCGTCATGGAGAATACTGCCTTTGTCGTGAAGTATCAGTTTCTGAAGGCGTTCATGCAGTCTCACAATGTGGAGTTTACCGAAGCAGAATCCAGCAGGCCTTTGAGTGCCGTGGAAGCTTTCGAGAAGTATTCCAAATCCGTCATGTTGATTTTGGCTGCTGAAAAGAAATAATTATCTGAAATTGCTGAATAAACACGACAGTCTTTTATCGTGAGCGTCGTATAACAAAGAGGGTGGACATGAGGGGTTACAGCCTGCCGCGAATGATGGGAATAATTGCTGCGCTCGGCATGGTGCTGATGCTTGTTGCCTGCAACGGTCCTGTATCCATGGGCTCGTCTCCTGCGATCAAGCAGGTGGGCGGGCAGGTGGTGGGACCGCAGGAAGTGTATGAGATGTCTTTCTTTGAAGCTGTGGACATGGCGCAAACCGTGGCCAAGGATAAGTTCCGTGAGGCGGAGATAGACTACGAAGGCAGAAGCATCCGCGTGAAGAACTGCATGTATCCGGGTGGATGCATGAGCGGCGAGATCAAGCCGCTGTTGCTGCGCGACTATAATACCAGCAAGTCCGGTGTGATATTCCTTTTGGACATCAAGGGGGAGAACTCCAGCGACCCGTTCGAGTATAAGCGGCATGCCGACCTGTTCTATGGCGGCATCAAGGAATACGCCAAGCTGCGCGGCGTGTCCGTATCAACCTTCAGGCACTATACGCAGGAAGAAGGCACCTTTATCGAGGTGGCTCCCAAGGAAGTGCCCCGCGATCTGGCAGGGTTTGTTTACTGGTTGGACAAGAAGGAAGGCCCCAAACCCTATGAAGGTGTGTACGAGTTTTCCAATGGCCGGTACACCCTTGGTCTGTACTATGACGGTTCCGACCGTGTGTACAAGTACAAGGCCATGATTCTGGAAACCCGCACCCGTGAATGGAATGCCGGTGAGATCAAGATCAAGTTCAACAAGCTTGAGCCTGACTCCGGCTGTCTGAGCCGCTATTTCCGGCAGGACAAGACCGAAATCGGGGCAACGTGGAAGGTCTTCAGCGACGGGTTGGTAGCCCACAACGTCGTTGATAGCGGTTCCAATGTGGTGCTTCTGCCTGTGGACGTGAGCGGTTATGCATCCGAAGGTTCCGGGCGTTCCGGTCATGGAGGCAGCAAGAAGGGCGGCGCGACGGCGAGAAAGGGTGAAAAGACGTACCGTTCGCTTGCCACGGGCACTTCATGGCTTATCAGCAAAAAGTATCTGGTCACCTGTAACCACGTGGTCGATACAGGCGACACCTACTTCGTCAGAGTTGGCGACGACTACAAGGAAGTTCGTGTTGTGGCTCGTGACCATGATCTTGACCTTGCGGCTCTCAAATTGGTTGAAGGTACTATTGATGACCCCGCCTTGCCGCTTCGCAAGAGCGAGGTATTGGAAAACGGCTCGGAAGTGTATGCCCTTGGGTATCCCGAGGCTGGCCTGCTTGGCGTGACGACCAAGATTACCGACGGTATCATCAGTGCCCAGACTGGGTTCAAGGGACGCGCGCAGGACTATCAGATTTCGGTTCCGCTGCAACACGGTAACAGTGGCGGGCCCGTGCTGGACGAATCTGGCAATGTGGTGGGGGTGGCTTCCTCCATCCTTCGGCCGGATATCGCCGACAACGTGAGCTTCATGGTGAAGTATCAGTTCCTTAAGATGTTCCTGCAGTCCCATAACGTGGAATTCACGGAAAGCGACTCCAATGAGACCATGAAGGCCAAGGAGATATTCCGCAAGTACGGTAGCTCGGTGTACTTCCTGTGGGTGCTGGAGCGTAGTAACTAGCCGCAAGCACTGCTCGCAGTGATTGGTCGAAAAGAAAGCCCCCGATGACGTATCGGGGGCTTTTGTTATTTCTGAGGCCCGTTCTGGTGTGGAAAGCAAGGTGCTAACCCTTGCGGCGTTTTGCCCACGGTACGGAGAAAATCCATTCGCTTGCGCAATGCAGCTCGTGGCGCGGCATTTCACTGGTGAAGATGAGGGGGGCGTTTTCCGGCACATCTTCCGCCGGAATGATTTCAGCCCTGCAACGGCAGCCCAGCGCAAAGGGGGGCAGGCAGCGGATAAGGTCGGGGTGCGAGGCGGGAAGAACGGCTCCGTGCAGCACTCTGCAGTGTTTGCAGGGGGGACGCATGGCCGTGTAGCCGTCGTCGTTGTTTGGTGGAGGATCGGTGGTGATCCGCAGATAGGCACCGCGGTTGGTCTCCAGCGCTGCCATAATACCAAGCTGCTCGTCGCGCCATGCCAGATAGTGCTCCATGAACGCGTCGATGTCTTCGGAAGAGGCCTTATGTTCTTCAAAGAGCAGCCAGATGACTTGTCCTGTCAGTCGCGAAAATAGAGGATGGCGGCTGGCGAGATCTTTGAAATCAAAATTCATTGTAACGACCCTGTATCAAGGTGAAGGAACAGGCGGTTTGTGTGTCTGAACACTGTCCGGTAAAACGCCTGAGAAGGTTTACTGCGAGCAGGCGCTGCTGGCAAGCTTCATCTGGGGTGACAAGGCAGGAATTTGACTGATTGTACACATTGTATGCATCAAGGGTGTTTGCTCCTGCAAAAAGCAGTGTGCTGAATGTCTTCCGTCCTCTGTAGAATGAAGAAAAAAAGCCTGCGACGGAATCCGTCGCAGGCTTTTGCCTTTTAACTATTGAAGGGGCGGCTTAGCTGTCCTGCTGGGCCGCAATCCACTCCATGGCTTCCTGCAGGTTGAGGGTGCCGGTGTAGATGGCCTTGCCGGAGATGGCTCCTTCCAGATTGGCGGAACGGCTCAAGGGGTAGAGCGCCTTCACGTCATCCAGCGTGGCTACGCCGCCGGCAGCGATAACGGGCAGGGAAGAGGTTTCCGCAAGCTTCTTGAGTGCGGGAACATTCACGCCGGTCTGCATGCCGTCGCGGTCAATGTCGGTGTAGATGATGAACGAGGTGCCCTGTGCTTCAAGGCGCGGCAGTACGTCATACACCGTCAGGCCGGTGTCTTCCACCCAGCCCTTGGTCTTCAGTTTGCCGCCCTCGGCGTCAAGGGATACGCCTATCTTGCCGGGCAGCGCTTCGCAGAGAGATCCGTAAAGATCTGGATCGGTCAATGCGATGGTGCCGATGATCAGGCGGGATACGCCTGCGTCAATGTATGCCTTGGCGGTATCCAGATCGCGGATGCCGCCGCCAAGCTGCACGGGAATGTCGATGCTGGAGCAGATGCGGCGGATAAGCTCGCGGTTTACCGGTTCGCCGGAAAATGCTCCATCAAGATCTACCACGTGCAACCATTTTCCGCCCTGATCCTGCCACTGCTTTGCCATGGCCACGGGATCGGAAGAAAAAACG is drawn from Desulfovibrio mangrovi and contains these coding sequences:
- a CDS encoding histidine kinase, with amino-acid sequence MDKAPYPTGTHSLEQRLRHLEEQARFTLDVLEMASTLGDFQTCINKLHEPTALLEETILRIGELVHFSASAFYLVDENSSDFTLSLCSPALFREMLDAEVQHLIDNGVFALAVRENRPVTVYSRDNMYRLVLHVLATTSRTRGMFVGVMSKGERNLSGILMSLLSIVLKHCANAIESFELYRLFRQGDRDQYLFVDSLPVPVVELSAVGEVVYANAAAVQLRLAQGDSFFARVAQTSQGLARSSIVQCGEGESVNGVRLELTGEADNILPVILHAAPWKTGTSELHVRCILVPA
- the mazG gene encoding nucleoside triphosphate pyrophosphohydrolase yields the protein MTSPISEATIALKDVIEKLLGPDGCPWDKEQTPESLCDYLLEETFELVDAIRSGKNVDVREELGDVMFLVLFISRLYECKGFTLADSMQENAAKMIRRHPHVFSDSSVENIAEVWANWERIKRSEKKDGAEDKPKGTFDSLPKGLPPLLKAYRLNSKSARIGFTWPDDAAVEKQLESEWQEFNEACATDDKEAQEREFGDVLFTMVELGRRKGLKANAALNSTNIKFLARFERMEALARERGKVFADLSFSEMDALWNEVKQGA
- a CDS encoding CvpA family protein, which codes for MNSLDIVFIVIVGFFLIRGLFRGLVTELGAIFGVVGGFLLANRYYPEAEPYVSKIISDSSWVGIASYAGVFLGVILITSLLAAVIHTIIDSSPAAWLDHLAGLLLGGLKGVLISCVLLACITYFLPKAEFVTNSKAVPYLQQATTFLQQYIPEKTF
- a CDS encoding HDOD domain-containing protein, coding for MGTLALSALKPGMRLSADVLDRNGRKLLSYGDTLSEQALRVLKIWGVTEAQVEGEGSEEASALVSEEIPSELYEAARRDTEHRFRHNDSSLLVIQELQKLVTLHLARKMALAQGRGDDPLALVQHDSPAKPAGKCPPPLDVQTLLRDDVKLGSLPSVFHKLVEVVNDSRSSATDVAEVIANDTDLVARLLRVVNSPFYGMTAKVDTISRAVTVVGSNQLVSLAMGISIVASFKGIPEHLVSMRDFWEHSIACGMAARILASYRRMPNTERFFVAGMLHDIGRLIMFKIAPDHSTHLFHTAYSEHRIVQQCEKEVMGFTHDRLGGLLLKAWRCPVSLEKNVRYHHLPGMAPTVPEAAIMCVADVVANAFRFGSSGERLVPVLSRETWDCLELPVSVLGQTVLQLDYQVSEIVRLMNVDG
- a CDS encoding MoaD/ThiS family protein translates to MKIEVKCFATLAHHAPAGGELEVEAGTSVDSIIDLLGIPNAEVKIRFVNGVHVNGDAVVAEGDRVGLFPAVGGG